The following proteins are co-located in the Deltaproteobacteria bacterium genome:
- a CDS encoding tellurite resistance/C4-dicarboxylate transporter family protein, translating to MAVRAAVDAELPPDAFAIVMATGIVAVAAGDHRYGWIAAGLAALASLGFGLLAAALGLRLLTRGRAIAAGARNPDVALRMFTFVAAAAVLGVIWQGRPVAVWGLSLLGLGAWLVLVPLAARDVGSRPRAALRDHVHGAWLLASVATSGLATSAADLAIQARAPALAWVGILLWLGALVLYGAVTWLIAWRVLAAPFRPEAVTPDSWILMGGLAIAALAGAHLRDAARALGAITGLADGMGAATVLLWAVASLWIPVLLYAEMWRVDQRAGSLHFAGVWWSAVFPLGMYAAATAATGARMQLPALATVSLVFFWIAFAVWTIVAVGMVHTALLRRTPPGRA from the coding sequence ATGGCGGTGCGAGCGGCCGTGGACGCGGAGCTGCCGCCCGACGCCTTCGCGATCGTGATGGCGACCGGCATCGTCGCGGTGGCGGCCGGCGACCATCGCTACGGCTGGATCGCCGCGGGGCTGGCCGCGCTGGCGTCGCTCGGCTTCGGGCTCCTCGCCGCCGCCCTGGGCCTGCGCCTCCTGACCCGGGGGCGGGCGATCGCCGCGGGGGCGCGAAATCCCGACGTCGCCCTGCGCATGTTCACCTTCGTGGCGGCGGCCGCCGTCCTGGGCGTGATCTGGCAGGGCCGTCCGGTGGCGGTGTGGGGGCTCTCGCTCCTCGGCCTCGGCGCCTGGCTGGTGCTGGTTCCGCTCGCGGCGCGCGACGTCGGGTCCCGCCCGCGCGCCGCCCTGCGCGACCACGTGCACGGGGCCTGGCTCCTCGCGAGCGTCGCCACCTCCGGGCTCGCGACGAGCGCGGCCGACCTCGCGATCCAGGCGCGCGCCCCGGCCCTGGCGTGGGTGGGGATCCTGCTCTGGCTGGGCGCCCTCGTGCTCTACGGCGCCGTCACCTGGCTGATCGCCTGGCGCGTCCTCGCGGCTCCCTTCCGCCCCGAGGCGGTGACGCCGGACAGCTGGATCCTGATGGGCGGCCTCGCGATCGCGGCGCTCGCCGGGGCGCATCTGCGGGACGCCGCCCGCGCGCTCGGCGCGATCACCGGGCTGGCGGACGGGATGGGCGCGGCCACGGTCCTGCTCTGGGCGGTCGCGAGCCTGTGGATCCCGGTGCTCCTCTACGCGGAGATGTGGCGGGTGGACCAGCGGGCGGGATCGCTGCACTTCGCCGGGGTCTGGTGGTCGGCGGTCTTCCCGCTCGGGATGTACGCGGCGGCGACCGCCGCCACCGGCGCGCGGATGCAGCTGCCCGCGCTCGCCACCGTCTCGCTGGTGTTCTTCTGGATCGCGTTCGCGGTCTGGACGATCGTCGCAGTCGGAATGGTCCACACCGCCCTCCTGCGGCGCACGCCCCCCGGTCGAGCCTGA
- a CDS encoding DnaJ domain-containing protein — MALAGRSSAADERVPRLGPGVDPTSLPLTPAEGYLLSRVDGRTPWRVLREIGGLSPVEVDRCLERWLAEQVLVVEGAAGRRAARTPPAPAARTPEPPAAAGLAVDASLDLPAAVQERLLALAARLDAPYHEILGVPPDADRKALKRAYFALSKEFHPDRYFRKNLGAFQATLERVFKRIVEAYELLSDPMARAEIEKSLAAMAPPAAAAAGAEAAATPAAAPEPGKPAPPRRPHVFSVAERVRKERRQRAKRLFEAGMAAYAGGRWLEAAGGVRLAIAFDPWNAVYKEQFAEVQGKAHQERAKQHVKEAESALELRDYPVALRAFEEALHYRPGDVDLLRRAARLALQTGGDLRQAKEWALEAVEQEPRDAGGHKLLGTIYKAAGLTANARREFELASQLDPKDEEARAELRAAGGGLGALRWLGGKR; from the coding sequence ATGGCTCTGGCGGGCAGGAGCAGTGCAGCGGACGAGCGCGTCCCGCGGCTCGGGCCCGGCGTGGACCCGACCTCGCTCCCGCTGACACCGGCCGAGGGCTATCTCCTCTCGCGCGTCGACGGCCGCACGCCCTGGCGCGTGCTGCGCGAGATCGGCGGCCTGTCGCCGGTCGAGGTCGATCGCTGTCTCGAGCGCTGGCTCGCCGAGCAGGTGCTGGTGGTCGAAGGCGCGGCGGGCCGGCGCGCCGCGCGGACGCCGCCGGCGCCGGCCGCGCGCACGCCCGAGCCGCCGGCCGCCGCCGGGCTCGCCGTCGATGCCTCGCTCGACCTGCCGGCCGCCGTGCAGGAGCGGCTGCTCGCGCTCGCGGCCCGGCTCGACGCGCCCTACCACGAGATCCTGGGCGTTCCCCCCGACGCGGACCGCAAGGCCCTCAAGCGCGCCTACTTCGCGCTCTCGAAGGAGTTCCACCCGGACCGCTACTTCCGCAAGAACCTTGGCGCCTTCCAGGCGACGCTCGAGCGCGTGTTCAAGAGGATTGTCGAAGCCTACGAGCTCCTCTCGGACCCGATGGCGCGCGCCGAGATCGAGAAGTCGCTGGCCGCCATGGCGCCGCCCGCCGCGGCGGCCGCCGGGGCCGAAGCCGCCGCGACGCCGGCCGCCGCGCCCGAGCCGGGCAAGCCTGCGCCGCCGCGCCGGCCGCACGTGTTCTCGGTGGCCGAGCGCGTGCGCAAGGAGCGCCGCCAGCGCGCCAAGCGCCTCTTCGAGGCCGGCATGGCCGCCTACGCCGGTGGCCGCTGGCTCGAGGCGGCGGGCGGCGTGCGCCTCGCGATCGCCTTCGACCCCTGGAACGCGGTCTACAAGGAGCAGTTCGCCGAGGTGCAGGGCAAGGCGCACCAGGAGCGCGCGAAGCAGCACGTGAAGGAGGCCGAGAGCGCCCTCGAGCTGCGCGACTACCCGGTGGCGCTGCGCGCCTTCGAGGAGGCGCTCCACTACCGCCCGGGCGACGTCGACCTCCTGCGCCGCGCGGCGCGCCTCGCGCTGCAGACCGGCGGCGACCTGCGCCAGGCGAAGGAGTGGGCGCTCGAGGCCGTCGAGCAGGAGCCCCGCGACGCCGGCGGCCACAAGCTGCTCGGCACGATCTACAAGGCAGCGGGCCTCACGGCCAACGCGCGCCGGGAGTTCGAGCTGGCGAGCCAGCTCGATCCGAAGGACGAGGAGGCGCGCGCGGAGCTGCGCGCGGCAGGCGGGGGCCTCGGCGCCCTGCGCTGGCTGGGAGGGAAGCGATGA
- a CDS encoding DNA-3-methyladenine glycosylase 2 family protein codes for MLAGLSAALETEVSAVEAVRSRARRLLEVHALTAAARCAKLGAMASGAGPPVATRHRLRFTPPLDWPALLGFLGARAIPGVEAVDGRGYRRTIAAGGATGVVEVALAAGGGQLAATIRLAAAVPRAPLVARLRRLFDLDAPLGPIAATLSADPLLARLVAARPGLRVPGAWDPFELAVRAILGQQVTVAAATALAGRLAAVYGEPLAPGAPAPGLVFPPPARLAAADLAPLGMPRARAAAIAGLAAAAAADAGLFAEAPSLEAAVARLRRLRGVGEWTAQYIAMRALRAPDAFPPGDTGLLRALATRAGRPTPAQLLARAERWRPFRAYAALHLWSAGAGGWDPFRDPRCLL; via the coding sequence GTGCTCGCGGGCCTCTCCGCCGCGCTCGAGACCGAGGTGTCGGCCGTCGAGGCGGTCCGATCGCGGGCGCGGCGCTTGCTCGAGGTCCATGCGCTCACGGCCGCCGCGCGCTGTGCGAAGCTCGGCGCCATGGCCTCCGGCGCCGGGCCCCCGGTCGCGACCCGCCACCGCCTCCGCTTCACGCCGCCCCTCGACTGGCCGGCCCTGCTCGGCTTCCTCGGCGCGCGGGCGATCCCGGGCGTCGAGGCGGTGGACGGGCGCGGCTACCGGCGCACGATCGCGGCCGGGGGCGCGACGGGCGTGGTCGAGGTCGCGCTCGCGGCGGGTGGCGGGCAGCTCGCGGCCACGATCCGGCTCGCGGCCGCGGTCCCGCGCGCGCCGCTCGTCGCGCGCCTGCGCCGGCTCTTCGACCTCGACGCGCCGCTCGGGCCGATCGCGGCGACCCTGTCCGCGGACCCGCTCCTCGCGCGGCTCGTGGCGGCGCGCCCGGGCCTGCGCGTGCCCGGCGCCTGGGATCCCTTCGAGCTGGCCGTGCGGGCGATCCTGGGCCAGCAGGTGACGGTCGCCGCGGCGACGGCGCTCGCCGGACGACTCGCAGCGGTGTATGGTGAGCCGCTGGCGCCAGGCGCCCCCGCGCCCGGCCTCGTCTTCCCGCCGCCCGCGCGCCTCGCGGCGGCCGATCTGGCCCCGCTCGGGATGCCGCGTGCGCGCGCGGCGGCGATCGCCGGGCTCGCGGCCGCGGCGGCGGCCGACGCGGGGCTCTTCGCGGAGGCTCCGTCGCTCGAGGCCGCGGTCGCGCGGCTGCGGCGGCTGCGGGGGGTGGGCGAGTGGACCGCGCAGTACATCGCGATGCGCGCGCTGCGCGCGCCCGATGCCTTCCCGCCCGGCGACACGGGGCTCCTGCGCGCGCTGGCGACCCGTGCGGGCCGCCCGACGCCCGCGCAGCTCCTCGCGCGCGCCGAGCGCTGGCGTCCCTTCCGCGCCTACGCGGCGCTCCACCTGTGGTCCGCGGGCGCCGGCGGTTGGGACCCGTTCCGGGATCCCCGATGCTTGCTCTGA
- a CDS encoding argininosuccinate synthase codes for MSARPKVRRVCLAYSGGLDTSVILKWLLEEYGCEVVAFCLDVGQEEELSGLPEKARATGAADCVVRDAREEFVRDFVYPAIRGNAVYEGSYLLGTSLARPVIAKHQVEVAQATGCDAVAHGATGKGNDQVRFELAYRALAPELTVIAPWREWDLRSRTDCMAYAQKHGIPVTATVKKPYSMDRNLLHISYEGGVLEDPWRAPDEEMFVWTRSPRKAPDEPQEVVIGFERGTPVSIDGQGLGPAALLDRLNKVAGLHGVGRVDLVENRFVGMKSRGVYETPGGTVLHAAHRAVESITLDREVMHERDRLAPRFAELIYNGFWFSPEMGFLRAAIEQSQQNVTGEARLQLYKGAVQVTGRRSPVSLYSESTVTFEDSETEYRQADATGFIRIQGQRLRPKR; via the coding sequence ATGTCCGCCCGCCCGAAGGTCCGCCGCGTCTGCCTCGCCTACAGCGGAGGGCTCGACACCTCGGTCATCCTCAAGTGGCTGCTCGAGGAGTACGGCTGCGAGGTCGTGGCCTTCTGCCTCGACGTCGGGCAGGAGGAGGAGCTCTCGGGGCTGCCCGAGAAGGCCCGCGCCACCGGCGCGGCCGACTGCGTGGTGCGCGACGCGCGCGAGGAGTTCGTGCGCGACTTCGTGTACCCGGCGATCCGCGGCAATGCCGTCTACGAGGGCAGCTACCTGCTCGGCACCTCGCTCGCGCGCCCGGTGATCGCGAAGCACCAGGTCGAGGTGGCGCAAGCGACCGGCTGCGACGCGGTCGCGCACGGCGCCACCGGCAAGGGCAACGACCAGGTGCGCTTCGAGCTGGCCTACCGGGCGCTCGCCCCCGAGCTCACCGTGATCGCGCCCTGGCGCGAGTGGGACCTGCGCTCGCGCACCGACTGCATGGCCTACGCCCAGAAGCACGGGATCCCGGTCACCGCGACCGTGAAGAAGCCCTACTCGATGGACCGCAATCTGCTCCACATCTCCTACGAGGGGGGCGTCCTCGAGGACCCCTGGCGCGCGCCCGACGAGGAGATGTTCGTCTGGACCCGCTCGCCGCGGAAGGCGCCCGACGAGCCGCAGGAGGTGGTGATCGGCTTCGAGCGCGGGACGCCGGTCTCGATCGACGGCCAGGGGCTCGGCCCGGCGGCGCTCCTCGACCGGCTGAACAAGGTGGCGGGGCTCCACGGGGTCGGCCGCGTGGACCTGGTGGAGAACCGCTTCGTCGGGATGAAGTCGCGCGGCGTCTACGAGACCCCGGGCGGCACGGTGCTGCACGCGGCGCACCGCGCCGTCGAGTCGATCACGCTCGACCGCGAGGTGATGCACGAGCGCGACCGGCTCGCTCCGCGCTTCGCGGAGCTGATCTACAACGGCTTCTGGTTCTCGCCCGAGATGGGCTTCCTGCGCGCGGCGATCGAGCAGTCCCAGCAGAACGTGACCGGCGAAGCCCGCCTCCAGCTCTACAAGGGCGCCGTCCAGGTGACGGGACGCCGCTCTCCGGTGTCGCTCTACTCGGAGTCCACCGTGACCTTCGAGGACTCCGAGACGGAGTACCGCCAGGCGGACGCCACCGGGTTCATCCGCATCCAGGGGCAGCGGCTGCGGCCGAAGCGCTGA
- a CDS encoding AarF/UbiB family protein: MTQGLRLAGCGAALALGEAAGRCGDLFGGAARRARRRATRRHAAARRLARLLGELKGPFAKAGQFVSLRVDLLAPEVRAAFGSLQDQVPPLPFAEVAAVVEEELGAPLGALFAHFEPAPIGAASVAQVHRARLHGGGEVAVKVQYPWLAHSLPADLAWTRRLLGWLGGGATPDRRRLLAEFAAGLAEELDFVHEAAVAGEIAANLAGEAQVVVPRVHPALSGRRVLTVDWLPVLPIGDRAALEARGVPRRELVAVLGRAYARQVFVDGLFHADPHPGNLFVIDEPDAAVRPRLLFVDFGLSKRLDPALRREMRLGVHALLRQDVDGFLDGMERVGMIAPGAREGVRRAVEEMFARIRSAGAPLGMGGGQVLALKDEAKRLLGETPGLQLPNDLLLWAKTLSYLFALGEQLDPDADLMRTTLPYLLRWLAEHD, translated from the coding sequence GTGACGCAGGGGCTCCGGCTCGCCGGCTGCGGCGCCGCCCTGGCGCTCGGCGAGGCGGCCGGACGCTGCGGCGACCTCTTCGGCGGCGCGGCGCGGCGCGCCCGGCGCCGGGCCACGCGCCGCCACGCCGCGGCCCGGCGCCTCGCCCGCCTGCTCGGCGAGCTCAAGGGCCCGTTCGCGAAGGCCGGCCAGTTCGTCTCGCTGCGCGTGGACCTCCTCGCGCCCGAGGTGCGCGCCGCCTTCGGAAGCCTCCAGGACCAGGTGCCCCCGCTCCCCTTCGCCGAGGTGGCGGCGGTCGTCGAGGAGGAGCTCGGCGCCCCGCTCGGGGCGCTCTTCGCCCACTTCGAGCCGGCCCCGATCGGCGCGGCCTCGGTGGCGCAGGTGCACCGCGCGCGCCTGCACGGCGGGGGCGAGGTGGCCGTCAAGGTGCAGTACCCCTGGCTCGCGCACTCGCTGCCCGCCGACCTCGCCTGGACGCGGCGCCTGCTCGGCTGGCTCGGCGGCGGCGCCACCCCCGACCGCCGGCGGCTGCTCGCCGAGTTCGCCGCCGGCCTCGCCGAGGAGCTCGACTTCGTGCACGAGGCGGCGGTGGCCGGCGAGATCGCCGCCAACCTGGCGGGGGAGGCCCAGGTGGTGGTGCCCCGCGTACACCCTGCGCTGTCGGGGCGGCGCGTGCTCACCGTCGACTGGCTGCCGGTGCTGCCGATCGGCGACCGCGCGGCCCTCGAGGCGCGCGGCGTCCCGCGGCGCGAGCTCGTGGCGGTGCTCGGCCGCGCCTACGCACGCCAGGTCTTCGTGGACGGCCTCTTCCACGCCGACCCGCACCCGGGCAACCTGTTCGTGATCGACGAGCCCGACGCCGCCGTGCGCCCGCGCCTGCTCTTCGTGGACTTCGGCCTCTCGAAGCGCCTCGACCCCGCCCTGCGCCGCGAGATGCGGCTCGGGGTCCACGCGCTCCTGCGCCAGGACGTGGACGGCTTCCTGGACGGCATGGAGCGCGTCGGCATGATCGCGCCCGGCGCGCGCGAGGGCGTACGCCGCGCCGTCGAGGAGATGTTCGCGCGCATCCGCAGCGCGGGCGCCCCTCTCGGCATGGGCGGCGGCCAGGTGCTCGCGCTCAAGGACGAGGCCAAGCGCCTGCTCGGCGAGACCCCCGGCCTCCAGCTCCCGAACGACCTGCTGCTCTGGGCGAAGACCCTCTCCTACCTCTTCGCCCTCGGCGAGCAGCTCGACCCCGACGCCGACCTCATGCGCACCACCCTCCCCTACCTGCTGCGCTGGCTGGCGGAGCACGATTAG
- a CDS encoding YCF48-related protein: MTSVSPVRGAAGALAMLSMLGLLALGCHEVHFDPATHSDEIQIFDDLFTVSVPSSDHIVAAGYWGTVYVSQDGGKSFVKGETGTRHLLYGVSMADDSKGWVVGQEGTILRTEDGGLTWTPQTTNKQEEGTHLFSVQALDANTAWAVGDWGTRIFTDDGGKTWQDFSLTIDETHPQFVWLSPPEQEKVRKGEKVYEDVGLTNVYCRPPPSQSCWIIGEFGYIFRSETGGRAWERAAIQQDIALAPIEVPYNQIEITETDRENLRRFAKQILELPHLNVAIEPMASPQEIAEFGKPSDPFPLFDILEARTQSVSAVLEDAGLLSDRIRKRGSPPWDFEDFLADDPEFLNRYLQGRTQEKPGIDVSISQNPYLFTVRFANENDGFIAGLGGVVLVSKDGGRNWAYRDTGLKQAIFSVYPLAGRVIAVGEKGFVRVSTDGGDTWSVPQSGFPNIFTFMRDIWFAPDGKNGFIVGERGNVLHTVDAGVSWDRVLPPAGHRAAAGG, translated from the coding sequence ATGACGTCCGTGTCCCCCGTTCGCGGCGCCGCCGGTGCGCTCGCGATGCTCTCGATGCTGGGGCTTCTCGCCCTCGGCTGCCACGAGGTGCACTTCGACCCGGCCACCCATTCCGACGAGATCCAGATCTTCGACGACCTGTTCACGGTCTCGGTCCCGTCGTCCGACCACATCGTGGCGGCGGGCTACTGGGGCACGGTGTACGTCAGCCAGGACGGCGGCAAGAGCTTCGTGAAGGGTGAGACCGGCACGCGCCACCTCCTCTACGGCGTGTCGATGGCGGACGACTCGAAGGGATGGGTGGTGGGCCAGGAGGGCACGATCCTGCGCACCGAGGACGGCGGGCTCACCTGGACTCCGCAGACCACGAACAAGCAGGAGGAGGGCACGCACCTCTTCTCGGTGCAGGCGCTCGACGCGAACACGGCGTGGGCCGTCGGCGACTGGGGCACCCGCATCTTCACCGACGACGGTGGCAAGACCTGGCAGGACTTCTCGCTCACGATCGACGAGACGCACCCGCAGTTCGTATGGCTCTCGCCGCCCGAGCAGGAGAAGGTGCGCAAGGGCGAGAAGGTCTACGAGGACGTGGGTCTCACCAACGTCTACTGCCGGCCCCCGCCGAGCCAGTCGTGCTGGATCATCGGTGAGTTCGGCTACATCTTCCGCTCCGAGACGGGCGGGCGCGCCTGGGAGCGCGCGGCGATCCAGCAGGACATCGCGCTCGCGCCGATCGAGGTTCCCTACAACCAGATCGAGATCACCGAGACCGATCGCGAGAACCTGCGTCGCTTCGCCAAGCAGATCCTCGAGCTCCCGCACCTGAACGTCGCGATCGAGCCCATGGCGAGCCCGCAGGAGATCGCCGAGTTCGGCAAGCCGAGCGACCCCTTCCCGCTCTTCGACATCCTCGAAGCACGCACCCAGTCGGTGTCGGCGGTGCTCGAGGACGCGGGGCTCCTCTCGGACCGCATCCGCAAGCGCGGCTCGCCGCCCTGGGACTTCGAGGACTTCCTCGCCGACGACCCCGAGTTCCTGAACCGCTACCTCCAGGGCCGTACCCAGGAGAAGCCCGGCATCGACGTCAGCATCTCGCAGAACCCGTATCTGTTCACGGTGCGCTTCGCCAACGAGAACGACGGCTTCATCGCGGGCCTGGGCGGCGTGGTGCTCGTGTCGAAGGACGGCGGGCGCAACTGGGCGTACCGGGACACCGGGCTCAAGCAGGCGATCTTCTCGGTCTACCCGCTGGCGGGCCGTGTCATCGCGGTGGGCGAGAAGGGCTTCGTGCGGGTCTCGACGGACGGCGGGGACACCTGGTCGGTCCCGCAGAGCGGCTTCCCGAACATCTTCACCTTCATGCGCGACATCTGGTTCGCCCCCGACGGCAAGAACGGCTTCATCGTGGGCGAGCGTGGCAACGTGCTGCACACGGTCGACGCGGGCGTCAGCTGGGATCGCGTGCTGCCGCCGGCGGGTCACCGGGCCGCCGCGGGAGGCTGA
- a CDS encoding AMP-binding protein — MAAMVDFAGAARAQRERAAAFRWELPERFNFGRDVVDRFAADPGRPALLWRDALGAERRLSYADVARASHRVAHVLRARGIGPGDPVLILLPRVPEWHVAMVGVLEAGALAVPCSTMLRPKDLAYRAGHSQARALLAAAEQVPVVEAARAELPSIRHLFVSGGSGPPAPGWEAWGAACAAAPDDAGAQADTAAADPALVYYTSGTTGPPKAVLHTHAWTWAQRYTASEWLGLRGDDRLWTTSDTGWAKAAYSVLFGPWSVGAEVFLYHGRFEPRRELELLAEVAPQVFCAPPTEFRLLVKEDLSRFTFPRLREVVSAGEPLNPEVIRAWREATGHGIRDGYGQTETILLVGNFPGVPIKPGAMGLPMPGHRVEVIDEEGAPLPPGEVGDLALHGAPPSLFRGYWKDEAATRRCRRGPWYLTGDRARRDEDGWLWFVGRADDVIISAGYRIGPFEVESALLEHPAVLEAAVVAAPDPDRGSIVKAFVVLRPGVPGDPALARALQEHVKRVTAPYKYPRAIAFVAELPKTVSGKIRRVELRLQDAAGAAPRTGDEPSP, encoded by the coding sequence ATGGCGGCCATGGTGGACTTCGCCGGGGCGGCCCGGGCGCAGCGCGAGCGGGCGGCCGCCTTCCGCTGGGAGCTGCCCGAGCGCTTCAACTTCGGGCGCGACGTGGTGGACCGCTTCGCGGCCGACCCGGGGCGCCCCGCCCTGCTCTGGCGCGACGCCCTGGGCGCCGAGCGCCGCCTCTCCTACGCCGACGTGGCCCGTGCCAGCCACCGCGTGGCCCACGTCCTGCGCGCCCGCGGCATCGGCCCCGGCGATCCCGTGCTGATCCTGCTCCCGCGGGTTCCCGAGTGGCACGTGGCGATGGTGGGCGTACTCGAGGCCGGCGCGCTCGCCGTCCCCTGCTCGACCATGCTGCGCCCGAAGGACCTCGCCTATCGCGCCGGGCACAGCCAGGCGCGCGCGCTGCTCGCCGCCGCCGAGCAGGTGCCGGTCGTCGAGGCGGCCCGCGCCGAGCTCCCGAGCATCCGGCACTTATTCGTGTCGGGCGGCAGCGGCCCACCGGCGCCCGGCTGGGAGGCCTGGGGTGCGGCCTGCGCCGCCGCACCCGACGACGCCGGCGCGCAGGCCGACACCGCCGCCGCCGATCCCGCCCTCGTCTACTACACCTCGGGCACCACCGGGCCGCCGAAGGCGGTGCTCCACACCCACGCCTGGACCTGGGCGCAGCGCTACACGGCGAGCGAGTGGCTCGGCCTGCGCGGCGACGACCGGCTCTGGACCACCAGCGACACGGGCTGGGCCAAGGCGGCCTACTCGGTGCTCTTCGGACCCTGGAGCGTGGGCGCCGAGGTGTTCCTCTACCACGGCCGCTTCGAGCCGCGCCGCGAGCTCGAGCTGCTCGCGGAGGTGGCGCCGCAGGTCTTCTGCGCGCCGCCCACCGAGTTCCGCCTGCTCGTGAAGGAGGACCTCTCGCGCTTCACCTTCCCGCGCCTGCGCGAGGTGGTGTCGGCCGGCGAGCCGCTCAACCCCGAGGTGATCCGCGCCTGGCGCGAGGCGACCGGGCACGGGATCCGCGACGGCTACGGGCAGACCGAGACGATCCTCCTGGTCGGCAACTTCCCGGGCGTGCCGATCAAGCCCGGCGCGATGGGCCTGCCGATGCCCGGCCATCGCGTCGAGGTGATCGACGAGGAGGGCGCGCCGCTCCCGCCCGGCGAGGTCGGGGACCTCGCGCTCCACGGCGCGCCGCCGAGCCTGTTCCGCGGCTACTGGAAGGACGAGGCGGCCACCCGCCGCTGCCGGCGCGGCCCCTGGTACCTGACCGGCGACCGCGCCCGGCGCGACGAGGACGGCTGGCTGTGGTTCGTGGGCCGCGCCGACGACGTCATCATCTCGGCCGGCTACCGGATCGGGCCCTTCGAGGTGGAGAGCGCGCTGCTCGAGCACCCGGCCGTCCTCGAGGCCGCCGTGGTGGCGGCGCCCGACCCCGACCGCGGCTCGATCGTGAAGGCCTTCGTCGTGCTGCGGCCGGGCGTCCCCGGCGACCCTGCACTCGCGCGCGCGCTCCAGGAGCACGTGAAGCGCGTGACCGCGCCCTACAAGTACCCGCGCGCGATCGCCTTCGTGGCCGAGCTGCCGAAGACCGTGAGCGGCAAGATCCGCCGCGTCGAGCTGCGCCTGCAGGACGCCGCCGGCGCCGCGCCACGGACCGGAGACGAGCCGAGCCCCTGA
- a CDS encoding diguanylate cyclase — MRPDPGPAALGERARPRVLVVDDTRVDRELAREAVGDQAEVELCASAEEALRALDRGRFDLVLTDLVLPGLSGAELLARVQSDHPGTDAILITAHASLDSAVEALRLGALDYLSKPLRAGELALVVRRTLERRRLEQENLHLRDLLATVEECRTLSTSLDPAEIHLVALDVLLARLGRLRGLTLFHRAAEMGCDDLACRGFSDGEVDALRTALAGEKAPDLDALARVELTRAGPLHEAVESAGLAAARLLVAPVRGRGAEGGVLVVPEDETPFRPRDLEIARLVASHAQASLHNAERYHQAKERAFVDDVTGVYNARYLFTALDHEIRRAERYGSQIALLFLDVDRFKLVNDQHGHLVGSRTLRRLAEVLGGCIRQVDTLARYGGDEFTILLVDTGLETGLVIAERIRAAVAGSRFEARGRDGLRVSVSVGVAAYPAHGTTPETLLDVADKAMYRAKSLGRDRVCSASEL; from the coding sequence GTGCGGCCGGACCCGGGGCCGGCGGCCCTGGGCGAGCGGGCGCGCCCGCGCGTGCTGGTCGTGGACGACACCCGCGTCGACCGCGAGCTCGCGCGCGAGGCGGTCGGCGACCAGGCCGAGGTCGAGCTCTGCGCGAGCGCCGAGGAGGCGCTCCGGGCGCTCGACCGCGGGCGCTTCGACCTGGTGCTGACGGACCTCGTGCTCCCGGGCCTCTCCGGCGCCGAGCTGCTCGCGCGCGTGCAGAGCGACCACCCGGGCACCGACGCGATCCTGATCACCGCCCACGCCAGCCTCGACAGCGCCGTCGAGGCGCTGCGGCTCGGCGCGCTCGACTACCTGAGCAAGCCCCTGCGCGCGGGCGAGCTGGCGCTCGTCGTGCGGCGCACCCTCGAGCGCCGGCGGCTCGAGCAGGAGAACCTCCACCTGCGCGACCTGCTCGCGACGGTCGAGGAGTGCCGCACGCTCTCGACCTCGCTCGACCCGGCCGAGATCCACCTGGTCGCGCTCGACGTCCTGCTCGCGCGGCTCGGCCGCCTGCGCGGCCTCACGCTCTTCCATCGCGCCGCCGAGATGGGCTGCGACGACCTCGCCTGCCGCGGCTTCTCGGACGGCGAGGTGGACGCCTTGCGCACGGCGCTCGCGGGCGAGAAGGCGCCCGACCTCGACGCGCTCGCGCGCGTCGAGCTGACGCGGGCGGGCCCCCTGCACGAGGCCGTGGAGAGCGCCGGGCTCGCCGCCGCGCGCCTGCTCGTGGCGCCGGTGCGCGGGCGCGGCGCCGAGGGCGGCGTGCTCGTGGTCCCCGAGGACGAGACGCCCTTCCGTCCGCGCGACCTCGAGATCGCGCGGCTCGTGGCGAGCCACGCGCAGGCGTCGCTGCACAACGCGGAGCGCTACCACCAGGCCAAGGAGCGCGCCTTCGTCGACGACGTCACGGGTGTCTACAACGCCCGCTACCTGTTCACGGCGCTCGACCACGAGATCCGGCGCGCCGAGCGCTACGGCTCGCAGATCGCGCTGCTCTTCCTCGACGTCGACCGCTTCAAGCTGGTCAACGACCAGCACGGGCACCTGGTCGGCTCGCGCACCCTGCGGCGGCTGGCCGAGGTGCTGGGCGGCTGCATCCGCCAGGTCGATACGCTGGCGCGCTACGGGGGCGACGAGTTCACGATCCTGCTCGTCGACACCGGCCTCGAGACAGGCCTCGTGATCGCCGAGCGGATCCGCGCCGCGGTGGCGGGCAGCCGCTTCGAGGCGCGCGGGCGCGACGGGCTGCGCGTCTCGGTGAGCGTCGGCGTCGCCGCCTACCCCGCACACGGCACCACGCCCGAGACGCTCCTCGACGTCGCCGACAAGGCGATGTACCGCGCGAAGTCGCTCGGCCGCGACCGGGTCTGCTCCGCCTCGGAGCTGTGA